The Stygiolobus azoricus genome window below encodes:
- a CDS encoding V-type ATP synthase subunit F yields the protein MGKVVVLGDRYTVNLFRMIGTEGLVLDDPLNLEDTLVKLKKREDIDLILVANDLYNPVKEKIESLVIDQKKPLITIIPTPFSQGQPLDVKGLILKALGFG from the coding sequence ATGGGTAAAGTAGTAGTATTAGGGGACAGGTATACTGTTAACCTTTTCAGGATGATAGGTACTGAGGGCTTAGTGCTTGATGATCCACTCAATCTTGAGGACACATTGGTTAAGTTAAAAAAGAGAGAAGACATAGACTTAATATTGGTCGCAAATGACCTATATAATCCAGTAAAGGAAAAAATTGAATCATTGGTAATAGATCAGAAAAAACCACTAATTACTATTATTCCAACACCCTTTAGTCAAGGTCAGCCCCTCGATGTGAAAGGCTTAATACTTAAAGCTTTAGGATTTGGGTGA
- a CDS encoding V-type ATP synthase subunit E has translation MKFEELLNSSLEDVKKKNQEELKKAMAEANTIVDERYNAILSEYTQKITDYIRKNEDRVKGEQAKLEVENKRLISKEKDYWIYQVYNKVMEKIPDLVSDTRYKQGLESIIAREAKNGSVIYCSSRDLGTVKTILSSKKINAKVEEDKNIRAGIKIFYPDQSLVKDFTLETILNQMFDDLRDEIAKVLFGE, from the coding sequence ATGAAATTTGAGGAATTATTAAATTCATCATTAGAGGACGTGAAAAAGAAGAACCAAGAAGAACTAAAAAAAGCTATGGCTGAAGCTAATACGATTGTAGATGAGAGATACAACGCTATTCTTTCGGAGTATACACAAAAGATCACGGATTATATCAGGAAGAATGAAGATAGGGTAAAAGGCGAGCAAGCGAAACTAGAAGTAGAAAATAAAAGGCTTATCAGTAAGGAGAAAGATTATTGGATTTACCAAGTGTACAATAAGGTAATGGAGAAAATACCGGACTTAGTGTCTGATACTAGATACAAGCAAGGGCTTGAAAGTATAATAGCAAGAGAGGCTAAAAACGGCTCTGTGATTTATTGTTCTTCACGTGATCTAGGAACTGTTAAAACTATTCTATCATCTAAGAAGATAAACGCTAAGGTCGAGGAGGATAAGAACATAAGGGCTGGGATTAAAATTTTCTATCCCGATCAAAGTTTGGTGAAAGACTTTACGCTTGAAACAATTTTAAATCAGATGTTCGATGATTTAAGAGACGAAATAGCTAAAGTTCTCTTCGGTGAGTAA
- a CDS encoding ATP synthase subunit A: protein MAGEGRVIRVNGPLVVADGMRSAQMYEVVEVGEPRLIGEITRIEGDKAFIQVYETTDGIKPGDKVYRTGAPLSVELGPGLLGRIFDGLQRPLDYIANVTKSPYVKRGIKVPALDKNKKWHFTPTVKKGDKVSGGDIIGVVQETELVQHKILVPPNVHGVVKEVVAEGDYTIEDVIATLDVNGDTKELKMYHKWPVRVPRPFKEKLEPTEPLLTGTRVIDTIFPMAKGGTAAIPGPFGSGKTVTLQSLAKWSEAKIVIYVGCGERGNEMTDELRQFPKLKDPWTGKPLLQRTILVANTSNMPVAARETSIYVGVTMAEYFRDQGYDILLVADSTTRWAEALRDLGGRMEEMPAEEGFPSYLPSRLAEYYERAGRVRTIGNPERTGSVTIASAVSPPGGDFTEPVTSNTLRFVRVFWPLDVSLAQARHFPAINWIQGFSAYVDLVASWWHKNVDPNWYEMRNTLVKILLREDELKQIVRLVGPESLSDKDKLVLEAAKLVRLGFLQQNAFDEIDAFATPQKQAKMMHVLYTFYTQANDLITKGIPLKKILEKVGPLEPEIIRIKYSVKNNELAKIDEIENKLKAAYDSLLKEVSG, encoded by the coding sequence ATGGCAGGAGAAGGTCGTGTTATTCGTGTTAACGGACCTCTAGTAGTAGCGGACGGAATGAGATCAGCACAAATGTATGAAGTAGTAGAAGTAGGAGAACCCAGACTAATAGGAGAGATTACCAGAATTGAGGGCGATAAGGCATTCATCCAGGTTTACGAGACTACTGACGGCATTAAGCCCGGAGACAAAGTATACAGAACTGGCGCTCCCTTATCAGTAGAATTAGGTCCCGGACTACTAGGAAGGATATTTGATGGTCTACAGAGACCACTGGACTACATTGCAAATGTCACTAAATCACCCTACGTTAAAAGGGGAATAAAGGTACCTGCACTAGACAAGAACAAGAAATGGCACTTTACGCCTACCGTAAAGAAAGGGGACAAGGTATCAGGCGGAGATATAATCGGTGTAGTCCAAGAGACAGAGCTTGTTCAACATAAGATATTAGTCCCCCCTAATGTTCATGGTGTTGTAAAGGAAGTTGTGGCTGAAGGTGATTACACAATAGAGGATGTTATAGCTACTTTAGATGTTAACGGCGATACGAAAGAGCTCAAAATGTATCATAAATGGCCAGTAAGAGTTCCGAGACCTTTCAAAGAAAAGTTAGAGCCTACAGAACCTCTATTGACAGGTACCAGAGTAATTGATACTATATTCCCTATGGCAAAAGGAGGAACTGCAGCTATACCGGGTCCATTTGGAAGCGGGAAGACGGTAACATTACAAAGTTTAGCCAAATGGTCGGAAGCTAAGATTGTGATCTATGTGGGATGTGGAGAAAGGGGTAACGAAATGACAGACGAGCTGAGACAGTTCCCTAAGCTAAAAGACCCATGGACTGGAAAACCATTACTTCAGAGAACAATATTAGTTGCAAACACTAGCAACATGCCGGTAGCGGCGAGAGAAACAAGCATATACGTAGGAGTTACTATGGCTGAGTATTTCAGGGATCAAGGTTATGACATATTATTAGTAGCTGACTCGACCACTAGGTGGGCGGAAGCATTAAGAGACTTAGGAGGTAGAATGGAGGAGATGCCCGCAGAAGAAGGGTTCCCAAGTTACTTACCTTCAAGGTTAGCAGAGTATTATGAGAGGGCTGGAAGGGTAAGAACTATAGGGAACCCAGAGAGGACTGGCTCAGTGACAATAGCTTCGGCAGTATCTCCTCCAGGTGGTGACTTTACCGAGCCAGTTACTAGTAATACGTTAAGATTTGTAAGAGTGTTCTGGCCTTTAGATGTCTCGTTAGCTCAAGCTAGGCACTTCCCAGCAATAAATTGGATCCAAGGGTTCTCTGCTTACGTAGATTTAGTAGCTTCGTGGTGGCATAAAAACGTTGATCCGAATTGGTATGAAATGAGGAACACTTTAGTGAAAATCCTTCTAAGGGAGGATGAACTCAAACAAATAGTGAGGTTAGTAGGTCCTGAGTCACTGTCAGATAAGGACAAGCTAGTTTTAGAGGCTGCTAAATTAGTGAGATTAGGATTCTTGCAACAGAACGCGTTTGATGAAATAGACGCTTTCGCTACACCACAAAAGCAGGCTAAAATGATGCATGTGTTATATACGTTCTATACTCAAGCTAACGATTTAATCACTAAAGGAATACCTTTGAAGAAGATATTAGAAAAAGTTGGACCATTGGAGCCAGAAATTATAAGGATTAAATACTCAGTAAAGAATAATGAACTAGCGAAAATAGATGAGATAGAGAATAAATTAAAGGCAGCTTATGACTCATTACTAAAGGAGGTGTCAGGATAA
- a CDS encoding V-type ATP synthase subunit B has protein sequence MESMNLREYSNISMIKGPLVAVQGVNDASYNELVEIELADGIKRRGLVVDSQLGVTFVQVFEGTTGISPTGTKVRFLGRGLEIKVSEEMLGRIFNPLGEPLDNGPPVISGEKRDINGDPLNPAVREYPEEFIQTGISAIDGMLSLLRGQKLPIFSGSGMPGNMIAAQIAKQATVRGEESNFAVVFGAIGIRYDEALFFRKFFEETGAINRVAMFLSLANEPPSLKILTPRAALTLAEYLAFEKDMHVLAILIDMTNYCEALRELSASREEVPGRGGYPGYMYTDLATIYERAGKVVGKKGSITQMPILTMPNDDITHPIPDLTGYITEGQITLDRSLYNKGIYPPINVLMSLSRLMRDGIGEGKTRDDHKDLSNQLFAAYARAQEVRGLAAIIGEDSLSEVDRRYLLFGEQFERKFISQGFNENRTIEQTLDIGWEVLSVLPESELSLIKQEYVKKYHPNYRGKK, from the coding sequence ATGGAAAGCATGAACCTTAGGGAATATTCGAACATCTCGATGATTAAAGGTCCTTTAGTGGCTGTACAAGGGGTAAATGACGCTTCTTATAACGAGTTAGTAGAAATTGAATTGGCTGACGGTATCAAGAGAAGGGGGCTAGTAGTAGATTCGCAATTAGGAGTTACATTTGTCCAGGTTTTCGAAGGGACCACTGGTATCTCACCCACAGGTACAAAGGTAAGGTTCTTAGGAAGAGGGTTGGAGATAAAGGTTTCCGAAGAGATGCTAGGGCGTATATTCAACCCGTTAGGTGAACCTTTGGATAACGGTCCACCAGTCATATCAGGCGAGAAGAGGGACATTAACGGAGATCCCTTAAATCCAGCAGTTAGAGAATATCCAGAAGAGTTTATCCAAACTGGAATATCTGCAATTGACGGCATGTTGTCATTACTGAGAGGGCAAAAGCTCCCTATATTTAGCGGGAGCGGTATGCCTGGTAACATGATTGCTGCTCAAATCGCTAAACAAGCTACTGTTAGAGGTGAAGAGAGTAACTTCGCGGTAGTCTTTGGTGCAATAGGAATAAGATATGACGAAGCATTATTCTTCAGGAAGTTCTTCGAAGAGACTGGTGCTATAAACAGGGTTGCGATGTTCTTAAGTCTAGCTAATGAACCACCATCGTTAAAGATTCTAACACCAAGAGCAGCTTTGACTCTAGCTGAATATTTAGCTTTCGAAAAAGATATGCATGTATTAGCAATACTCATTGACATGACAAACTATTGTGAAGCACTTAGAGAACTAAGTGCTTCTAGAGAAGAGGTCCCTGGTAGAGGAGGGTACCCAGGGTACATGTACACTGATCTAGCGACAATATATGAGAGAGCAGGTAAAGTAGTTGGTAAAAAGGGTTCAATTACTCAGATGCCAATTTTAACGATGCCTAACGATGACATTACACATCCAATTCCGGACTTAACAGGTTACATAACCGAAGGTCAGATAACCCTTGATAGATCACTATATAATAAAGGAATATATCCACCGATTAACGTCCTCATGAGCCTTTCAAGGCTTATGAGAGACGGTATAGGAGAAGGAAAAACAAGAGATGACCATAAGGACTTATCTAATCAACTGTTCGCGGCATATGCAAGGGCTCAGGAAGTGAGAGGGTTAGCTGCAATTATTGGTGAGGATAGCCTTTCGGAGGTTGATAGGAGGTATTTACTGTTCGGAGAACAGTTCGAGAGAAAGTTCATAAGTCAAGGGTTCAATGAGAATAGAACCATAGAACAAACATTAGACATTGGATGGGAAGTCCTCTCTGTGTTACCAGAGTCTGAGTTAAGTCTAATCAAGCAAGAATACGTAAAGAAGTATCATCCCAACTATAGGGGTAAGAAATGA
- a CDS encoding V-type ATP synthase subunit D: MSSRKILPTKINLINLRRQIRLTRTIKRLLENKREVLLLYLRQYADEYEKTYGEVSKVLSDVYSTYLKGVSAEGIATIEQFASSVPSSLEVKSNTKLLFGVRIPIVELNEESIQKQPFGDVEISPYILKSREEIAEAFKKILLLVEMESAIRSLTLELRKTQRLINAIDTSILPYYNSSAKYIKSVLDDRTREEFSRLKMIRRVLQRRRMESG; the protein is encoded by the coding sequence ATGAGCTCAAGGAAGATTTTACCTACAAAGATTAACCTGATAAACCTTAGGCGACAAATCAGATTAACTAGAACGATTAAGAGACTTTTGGAAAATAAGAGAGAGGTTTTGTTGCTGTACTTACGTCAATATGCTGATGAGTACGAAAAGACCTACGGTGAGGTCAGCAAAGTTTTATCGGATGTATACTCTACGTATTTGAAAGGTGTTTCGGCTGAGGGTATAGCTACTATAGAACAGTTTGCGAGTTCTGTACCCTCCAGCCTTGAGGTTAAGAGTAATACAAAGCTCCTCTTCGGTGTTAGAATTCCGATAGTTGAGCTAAATGAGGAATCAATTCAAAAACAGCCCTTCGGTGACGTAGAAATATCACCTTATATACTAAAATCAAGGGAAGAGATTGCAGAGGCTTTCAAAAAAATACTGCTTCTTGTTGAAATGGAATCAGCTATAAGGTCACTTACTCTTGAGCTGAGAAAGACACAAAGGCTTATAAATGCTATAGATACTTCTATACTTCCTTATTATAATTCTTCAGCTAAGTACATTAAGAGCGTATTAGATGATAGAACTAGAGAGGAGTTTAGTAGACTAAAAATGATTAGGAGAGTTCTTCAGAGGAGGAGGATGGAAAGTGGCTGA
- a CDS encoding ATPase has protein sequence MAEQYVNMLKIKLDEKRKEIMSQLNAEFEKIVKQRMDEFENIKRNILKEVEK, from the coding sequence GTGGCTGAACAATACGTAAATATGTTAAAGATTAAACTCGATGAGAAGAGAAAAGAAATAATGTCACAATTAAATGCTGAGTTTGAAAAGATAGTTAAACAAAGAATGGATGAGTTTGAAAACATCAAAAGAAATATTTTAAAGGAAGTAGAAAAATAG
- a CDS encoding V-type ATP synthase subunit K (produces ATP from ADP in the presence of a proton gradient across the membrane; the K subunit is a nonenzymatic component which binds the dimeric form by interacting with the G and E subunits), which produces MRKILLATLLIPILVTTLASAQTSSGTEAAGINIGAGLAIGLAAVGAGVAVGMAAAAGIGVLTERRDMFGTVLIFVAIGEGIAVYGILFAILMLFARV; this is translated from the coding sequence ATGAGGAAAATCCTGCTCGCAACTCTACTGATACCAATACTTGTAACTACTCTAGCTTCAGCTCAAACTAGCTCAGGTACAGAGGCTGCCGGAATTAACATCGGTGCAGGTCTCGCAATAGGTTTAGCTGCAGTGGGTGCTGGAGTTGCTGTTGGAATGGCAGCTGCTGCAGGTATTGGTGTATTAACGGAAAGGAGAGACATGTTCGGTACGGTTCTGATCTTCGTGGCTATCGGAGAAGGAATCGCAGTATATGGTATATTGTTCGCAATATTAATGTTGTTCGCAAGAGTGTGA
- the proS gene encoding proline--tRNA ligase, translated as MKITREKWQTDFSEWFDWVLKEGEFYDYGRYPVKGVGVWLPYGFKIRRAVTDLIRNLLDSTGHEEVLFPMLIPEDLLRRESEHIRGFESEVYWVTKGGKDDLDVKLALRPTSETSITFMESLWISSYKQLPKKYYQIVSVFRYETKATRPMIRLRELTTFKEAHTLHETYEDAERQVKEAVEIYKKFFDELGIPYVISKRPDWDKFAGAVYTIAFDTIMPDSRVMQIGTVHHLGQHFTKVFDFKIQKKDGSLDYPHQTSYGISDRVIAALIALNGDDHGPVLNPKIAPIKVVIIPIPAKDDETNKKITDYCDGIAEELNKNSINAVIDKNPEKTPGEKFYIWELKGVPLRIEIGQREVNNNMVYIKRRDTLQGISIGRSELVQKVSELLMKISEDLKKNAWEMMKSKIIYTDDLDEAKKTLENRSGIVEVPWCGENDCGLKLQELTNSRVLGSPYDSARDVSNKSCVVCKKPAKDTLRLAKTY; from the coding sequence ATGAAAATAACAAGAGAAAAGTGGCAGACGGACTTTTCTGAATGGTTCGACTGGGTACTAAAAGAAGGTGAATTCTACGATTATGGGAGATATCCAGTCAAAGGAGTAGGAGTTTGGTTACCCTACGGTTTCAAAATAAGAAGGGCTGTAACTGACTTAATTAGGAACTTACTTGATTCCACGGGACATGAGGAAGTACTATTCCCAATGCTTATCCCAGAAGATCTGTTGCGTAGGGAGTCGGAGCACATAAGGGGTTTTGAGAGTGAGGTATACTGGGTAACAAAGGGAGGTAAGGATGACCTAGACGTTAAATTAGCGTTGAGACCTACTAGTGAAACTTCAATTACCTTCATGGAGTCTCTGTGGATAAGTAGTTACAAGCAACTACCTAAGAAATATTACCAAATAGTGAGCGTTTTCCGATATGAGACCAAAGCTACGAGACCCATGATAAGGCTCAGGGAGTTAACTACTTTCAAAGAAGCGCATACTCTACACGAGACTTATGAAGACGCCGAAAGACAAGTCAAAGAGGCAGTAGAAATCTACAAAAAGTTTTTCGATGAACTAGGAATTCCTTATGTCATATCGAAGAGGCCAGATTGGGATAAGTTTGCAGGTGCTGTTTACACTATTGCGTTCGATACGATAATGCCAGACTCGAGGGTTATGCAAATAGGTACGGTACATCATCTAGGACAACACTTTACAAAAGTGTTCGACTTCAAGATACAAAAGAAAGATGGTTCATTAGACTATCCTCATCAAACAAGTTATGGGATTTCAGACAGGGTGATCGCTGCGTTAATCGCCCTTAACGGAGACGATCACGGCCCGGTCTTGAATCCTAAAATAGCACCTATAAAAGTAGTAATAATTCCTATACCCGCTAAAGATGATGAAACTAATAAGAAAATCACAGATTATTGTGACGGCATTGCGGAGGAATTAAATAAGAACTCAATAAACGCAGTCATTGATAAAAACCCTGAGAAGACACCCGGCGAGAAGTTTTATATCTGGGAATTAAAGGGTGTCCCCTTAAGGATAGAGATAGGGCAAAGAGAGGTAAACAATAACATGGTATATATTAAAAGGAGAGATACATTACAAGGCATTTCGATAGGGAGAAGTGAATTAGTGCAAAAAGTTTCCGAGCTCCTAATGAAGATCTCGGAAGATTTGAAGAAAAATGCTTGGGAAATGATGAAGAGTAAAATAATATATACAGACGATCTAGATGAAGCTAAAAAGACGTTAGAAAATAGGTCTGGTATAGTAGAAGTACCATGGTGTGGGGAGAACGATTGTGGTTTGAAACTTCAAGAGCTTACTAACAGTAGGGTGTTAGGTTCTCCTTACGATTCAGCAAGAGATGTTTCAAATAAGTCGTGTGTGGTTTGTAAAAAACCAGCTAAGGATACCCTCAGGCTAGCAAAAACTTATTAA